In Pelagibius sp. CAU 1746, the following proteins share a genomic window:
- a CDS encoding PQQ-dependent sugar dehydrogenase, protein MVLPAVSLAALVLTTPALAQSNLEKLGQFKTTGVTEFEVIEQSGPYAQGIRETLKRIKLPSGFKIELYAVVPDARHMAVGPQGIVTFVGTRKTQAWAVTDRNKDRVADEVKSFAPSIGFKIPNGPCFSEDGFLYIAEQNRVLVYPAAEFFYESPDVAAFEVVPQGKLVPTDEESYNHTARVCAIGPDDKLYIALGQPFNVPPPEKLDLYTRTGIGGIIRMNRDGSDREVYTYGVRNSVGLDFNPANGELWFTDNQVDGMGDDIPPGELNRQTAKGQHFGFPWYGGGDTRTNEYADSEPPADTVFPAVNMVAHAADLGMHFYRGSQFPAKYRNGIFSAQHGSWNRTTPVGARVMFTAVNEDGTAGETEVFADGWIDENGEYLGRPVDVVELRDGSILVSDDLAGAVYRISYGE, encoded by the coding sequence ATGGTCCTACCTGCTGTATCGCTCGCCGCCCTGGTACTGACGACGCCGGCCCTGGCGCAAAGCAACCTGGAAAAACTCGGCCAGTTCAAGACCACGGGCGTCACCGAGTTCGAAGTCATCGAACAGAGCGGCCCCTATGCCCAGGGCATCCGCGAAACCCTGAAGCGGATCAAGCTGCCCAGCGGCTTCAAGATCGAACTCTACGCCGTGGTGCCCGACGCCCGTCACATGGCGGTCGGCCCGCAAGGTATCGTGACCTTCGTCGGCACCCGCAAGACCCAGGCCTGGGCGGTCACCGACCGCAACAAGGACCGCGTCGCGGACGAGGTGAAGAGCTTCGCGCCCTCGATCGGATTCAAGATTCCGAACGGCCCCTGCTTCTCCGAAGACGGTTTCCTCTACATCGCGGAGCAGAACCGGGTCCTGGTCTACCCGGCGGCGGAATTCTTCTATGAGAGTCCCGACGTCGCGGCTTTCGAAGTGGTGCCGCAAGGCAAGTTGGTCCCGACGGATGAGGAAAGCTACAACCACACCGCACGCGTCTGCGCCATCGGTCCGGACGACAAGCTCTATATCGCGCTGGGTCAGCCCTTCAACGTGCCGCCCCCCGAGAAGCTGGACCTCTACACCCGAACCGGTATCGGCGGGATCATCCGCATGAACCGCGACGGATCCGACCGCGAAGTCTACACCTACGGCGTCCGCAACTCGGTCGGCCTCGACTTCAACCCCGCCAACGGCGAGTTGTGGTTCACCGACAATCAGGTCGACGGCATGGGTGACGACATCCCGCCGGGCGAATTGAACCGCCAGACCGCCAAGGGCCAGCACTTCGGCTTCCCCTGGTACGGCGGCGGCGATACCCGCACCAACGAGTATGCCGATTCCGAGCCGCCGGCCGACACGGTCTTCCCGGCGGTCAATATGGTGGCCCACGCCGCCGACCTGGGCATGCATTTCTACCGGGGCAGCCAGTTCCCGGCGAAATACAGGAACGGCATCTTCTCGGCCCAGCACGGCTCGTGGAACCGCACCACGCCGGTCGGCGCGCGGGTGATGTTCACCGCGGTCAACGAGGACGGCACGGCCGGCGAGACGGAGGTCTTCGCCGATGGCTGGATCGATGAAAACGGCGAGTATCTGGGACGGCCGGTCGACGTCGTCGAACTGCGTGACGGGTCGATCCTGGTCTCCGACGATCTGGCCGGCGCCGTCTATCGTATCTCCTACGGAGAGTAA
- a CDS encoding cytochrome c, whose protein sequence is MTAKNTPLLLLVTAALAAALCAPALAADPAAGRKKARQCQTCHGIDGVARIPIAPHIAGESQIYLENQLKAFRSGKREHEIMSVVAKGLSDEDISDLAAWYASIKFTVTLPK, encoded by the coding sequence ATGACTGCGAAGAACACACCCCTGTTGCTGCTCGTAACCGCGGCCCTGGCCGCTGCCCTCTGCGCGCCGGCCCTGGCCGCCGATCCCGCCGCCGGCCGCAAGAAAGCACGGCAGTGCCAGACCTGCCACGGCATCGACGGCGTCGCCCGGATCCCCATCGCCCCGCATATCGCCGGCGAGAGCCAGATTTATCTGGAGAACCAGCTCAAGGCCTTCCGCTCCGGCAAGCGGGAACACGAGATCATGTCGGTGGTGGCCAAGGGCCTGAGCGACGAGGACATCTCCGATCTCGCGGCGTGGTACGCCTCGATCAAATTCACCGTAACCCTGCCGAAGTAA
- a CDS encoding YHS domain-containing (seleno)protein produces the protein MPNINKALRGALLTLVMAGATVPSMTQVVSAAEEINIVDGYAVHGYDVVAYFTEGKPVAGDSRYSAEHDGATYRFASAEHRDLFAANPGKYAPQYGGFCAFGTAMGRKFDGDPQAWAVVDDKLYLNLNKDVQAKWKENVPGFLRGAENNWPLIRHVADSRLEASPPAGVTLGAQ, from the coding sequence ATGCCGAACATCAACAAAGCCCTCCGTGGCGCCCTGCTGACGCTGGTCATGGCCGGGGCGACCGTGCCGAGCATGACACAGGTCGTGTCCGCGGCGGAGGAAATCAACATCGTCGATGGCTACGCCGTCCATGGCTATGACGTGGTCGCCTACTTCACCGAGGGCAAGCCGGTCGCCGGCGACAGCCGCTACTCGGCCGAGCACGACGGGGCGACCTACCGCTTCGCCAGCGCCGAGCACCGTGACCTCTTCGCCGCCAATCCCGGCAAGTACGCCCCGCAGTACGGCGGTTTCTGCGCCTTCGGCACGGCCATGGGCCGCAAGTTCGACGGCGATCCCCAGGCCTGGGCCGTCGTCGACGACAAGCTCTACCTGAACCTCAACAAGGACGTTCAGGCCAAGTGGAAGGAGAACGTTCCCGGCTTCCTGAGGGGCGCCGAGAACAACTGGCCGCTGATCCGTCACGTCGCCGATTCCCGCCTGGAGGCTTCCCCGCCGGCGGGTGTCACCCTGGGCGCCCAGTAG
- a CDS encoding AraC family transcriptional regulator, translating to MSEETRQSSEVPTPEATAPEITASGASEAFPWLTRRSLSASVFFSGPLCGAADYPDDGPQGHLHLVQRGPVTLHAAGSAPQRIESPSLILFARPCRHRLETEEQAGADLVCARLTFEGPEADLLLLGFPERLVIALDDLEGLEPVLNRLFDEAFNRTFGQEAAVDLLIELLMVMLLRHCVTRGLTQSGLLAGLADPKLARALAAMHQAPEDDLPLERLAAIAGMSRSTFAAAFKARVGLSPGDYLTTLRMTVARQELLAGRPLKAVAAEAGYRSPTALARAFQRQFGCGPREWLAQQR from the coding sequence TTGTCCGAAGAAACACGCCAATCGTCCGAAGTCCCCACGCCCGAAGCCACCGCGCCCGAAATCACCGCGTCCGGAGCCAGCGAGGCCTTCCCCTGGCTGACCCGGCGCAGTCTCAGCGCCAGCGTCTTCTTTTCCGGTCCGCTGTGCGGCGCCGCCGACTATCCCGACGACGGCCCTCAGGGCCATCTCCACCTGGTCCAGCGCGGGCCGGTAACCCTGCATGCCGCCGGCAGCGCGCCGCAGCGCATCGAGAGTCCGAGCCTCATCCTCTTTGCCCGCCCCTGCCGCCACCGCCTGGAGACCGAAGAACAGGCCGGAGCCGATCTGGTCTGCGCCCGCCTGACCTTCGAGGGCCCGGAGGCCGACCTGCTGCTGCTCGGCTTTCCCGAGCGCCTGGTCATCGCGCTGGACGACCTGGAAGGTTTGGAGCCGGTGCTGAACCGGCTCTTCGACGAGGCCTTCAACCGGACCTTCGGCCAGGAGGCGGCAGTGGATCTACTGATCGAACTGCTTATGGTCATGCTGCTGCGCCACTGCGTCACCCGCGGCCTGACGCAGAGCGGCCTGCTGGCCGGGCTGGCGGACCCCAAGCTGGCGCGCGCACTGGCCGCCATGCATCAGGCGCCGGAAGACGACCTGCCCCTGGAGCGCCTGGCCGCGATCGCCGGCATGTCGCGCTCCACCTTCGCCGCCGCCTTCAAGGCGCGGGTCGGGCTCTCGCCGGGTGACTATCTGACCACCCTGCGGATGACCGTGGCCCGCCAGGAACTGCTCGCCGGCCGCCCACTGAAAGCCGTGGCGGCGGAGGCCGGCTACAGGAGCCCCACTGCCCTGGCACGCGCCTTCCAGCGCCAGTTCGGCTGCGGCCCGCGCGAATGGCTGGCGCAGCAGCGCTGA